The Luteibacter flocculans genomic interval ATCCGTTCCCCGAACCGGACGATCTGGGGCCGGAGTTCGCCGCATCGATCAACGTCGTGGAAGCGCTATCGGCCTTGTTTGCGTCATGGAAGCAGCAGGCCCGTTTCAAACCACGGGAAATTGCGCTGGCGATGGACGATGCGGTCTACAGCCGCTTCCTCATTGCACCGACGCGGCCTTGCGTCGATGGCAGCGAACGCTGGCTCGGTGGGCGTGCCCTGGCGGCGGGGGCGCTGGGTGGGTTTTCCGGTTTCTTCGCGGAAGCCTACCGACGCCACGATTTTCTCCTCGGTCGGCGCAACGCGCAGCGCTTTCTCGCCGAGCATTTTCTGGTGCCTGCCAACAATCCCATCGTCGCGGAGTGGGCGGCCGATCCGGCCATGGCCCATTACCTTCGCGTGCGCGACGGCGTGCTGCATGCGCCCGTCATTCCGCTGGTGGCGGATTGCCATCCCGCGCAGCGGGAAGACACGCTGCCGTTGTGGCCGAAGGGTGCCTTCGATCCAGCCAGCCTTTTGCCGCCGGTCAAGAAGCGGCTGGATGCGCTTTACCGCGTTGCGACGGACAAGTGGAACGACAAACTGCTCACCTGGTTGGCCTGGCATACCTATGCGCGCCGCAAGCTTCTGACGTTTGCGTCGCGCCGGCTCGTGGAGGCCTTGCGCAAGCACGATCTGTGGTGAATTCGCCGGAAACGAACCTGGCAGGGTTGTCATGGCGGCGAGATGCTTTATGACGGGAAGATTCGTCCTATATAACGTGGAGTTATCGACTTCACTATGGCCGCGGCATGCAAAGGGTAGTAGGTTGTCCACTCTGTCACGTTGATCGCGGGGCTCCTTCATGGGTATGACAGCCTCACCCAGAGCAATCGTGTTCGAAGACCATTCGGGTCTTGCGTCGGCCCTCGCCGATTTGCTGGTCGAACGACTCGGTTACCGCGTCACCGCATGCGTCGATTCCGTGGAGGACGCGATTCGTGCCGCGCATGCGGAGCCCTGCGACGTGGCGGTCGTCGATCTCGAGTTGCAAGGCGTCATGGCGTATCCGGCGCTCGACGAGCTTAAGCGCCGGGGCATTCCCTATGTACTGGCGACGGGTTCCATGCTCGTCGATATTCCTCCGCACTATCGCGCGCCGCTGGTCCTGAAACCGTATAGCGCCACACAACTGGAAACGGCGATTCGCGAAGCGCGCCAGTCCACGCACAGCGCTTGAACGCGCTTTCGTAGGAGCCACGGCGGCCATAGGTGCCGCCGAACTCGTCGCCCGGGTAACGCGTGTCGTCGATGCGCATGGCGGACGCAGCCCGGCAGGGGATGGGCGATCAGTGTTGACCTGCGGGCATGCAATCGCTGTTGTCCAAACGTCAAAAGGATGTCGAAACGTTTGCGTTCCGGCCGGCCACAGGCGACGCTTCGCAGCATGCCTTCCTATCCCTTTCCTTCGCCCCTGGGCGTTCACGTATGAAGCGGCGTCGCATGTGGGTGCGCGGCGCTGCCGGCATGCTCGCCGCGATCCTGCTTTTCGTCTCGGGCGCCTGGGGCGCCCTCGCGTTGGCGTTCCGCTTTCCCGGCCCTCGGCCGCTCCGTTTCATGGTCGCCGGGGCATGGTCGCTGGGTTGCCTCGTCGCATGGATCGCGTGGCTAGGCTGGCGGTCCTCGTGGGCGCCGCTCGCGTTCGTCGCGGCCCACGTCGTTTTGCTTGGCTGGTGGGCGTCGCTCAGGCCGCGCAACGACCGTGCATGGGCCGATGACGTAGCGCGCTTGCCCTCGGCCGAGGTGACCGGCTCCCGCGTGCTGATGCACGACGTGCGCCATTTCCAGTGGCGCACCGACGACGATTACGACGCGCATTGGGAGACCCGCGAATACGATCTCGATCGACTCGTCGGCGCGGACGCGATTCTTTCCTACTGGTCGGGCGAAGCCATCGCCCATGCCATGCTTTCGTTCGGTTTCGACGATGGAGAACATCTCGTCTTCTCGGTGGAGATCCGCCGCAAGCGCGGTGAGGCCTTCTCGGAAATCGGCGGCTTCTTCCGCCAGTTCGAACTGGTGCTGGTGGCGGCGGACGAGCGCGACATCGTCCGCGTGCGGACCAACGTGCGTGGCGAGGATGCTTACATCTTCCCGTTGCGGATCACTCCAGAGGCGACGCGTTCGTTGTTTCTGTCCTATGTTGATGCCGCGAACGGCCTCGCTCGCTCGCCGCGGTTCTACAACACGGTCACGTCGAACTGCACCACCATCGTCTATCGGATGGCGAAGCGTATCGATGGCGGCCTGCCTTTCGATCTTCGCCTGCTACTGACGGGGTACCTGCCGGAGTATCTTGCCGACAACGGCGCGCTGGACCCGCGCCACAGCGTGGACGAGTGGCGTCGCGTGGGGCGGATCACCGATCGAGCGAAGGCGACCGGGCCAGCGGACGACTTTTCCGCAGAGATACGCCGTGGCATGGCGTGACGTCTTTGTGAAGACAAGGCCTGTACCGCTTCGCATTGGCAGCGCAGCGCCGAGCAGATAATCTCACCGTCCCACGATGCGGCGAGAGACCCTTCCCGGGTCGGCGGCCCCTATGCCTGCGAGGTTATCCACCGTCTTCCATGGCCATGGTGATCTACGACATCTCCTTTCATCCGGACGTAGCCGGCCTTTGGCATGTGCAGGTGAACGGCGTCCCCACGGAAAATTTCGAGACGCGCATCGCTGCCATCGCTTATGCGGTGCAGCAATCGAAGCTGTTAGGCACGCAGCCAGGCGTGCAGGTACTGGTGTCGGTCGAGGGCGCCGACGGCATCTGGCGCGAATTCGAATCCAACGCCAAGCGGCCGGTCAGCGGGTTGCTGTAGAACATCCCTGGCGCTGCACATGGTCTTGATGCGCGATGCATACCATGGGGAGGAACACGGAGGACCATCCCACCTATGACGCATCGAAAGATCGGTTACTTCGACGTAGAAGGTTCCTGCTACGTCGCCAAGCCAGGACGCTGGCGCGGTAAATACGTGATCAGCGAAGACGGCGAAGAAGTGCAGGAAAAGCTCTGCACCACGTTGCACGAGAACGAAGAGGACGCCTGCGCGGAAGGCATGCAGCTTGGCGTCGAAGCCGCGCGCCGGCTGATGAAGGAGCGTGAGGGCTTCGACCCCGGGGAAGTGTAGGGCGAGCTCACGGAGCGCGCCGCGCTAGGTCCGGCGCGTCACGGTACGAAGCATAGCTCGTGCCACCTACCGTGCATTTTCCTGCCCCGTAAGATATTCCGAATGGCCGATGGTGCGCCTGCTT includes:
- a CDS encoding DUF4105 domain-containing protein, which codes for MKRRRMWVRGAAGMLAAILLFVSGAWGALALAFRFPGPRPLRFMVAGAWSLGCLVAWIAWLGWRSSWAPLAFVAAHVVLLGWWASLRPRNDRAWADDVARLPSAEVTGSRVLMHDVRHFQWRTDDDYDAHWETREYDLDRLVGADAILSYWSGEAIAHAMLSFGFDDGEHLVFSVEIRRKRGEAFSEIGGFFRQFELVLVAADERDIVRVRTNVRGEDAYIFPLRITPEATRSLFLSYVDAANGLARSPRFYNTVTSNCTTIVYRMAKRIDGGLPFDLRLLLTGYLPEYLADNGALDPRHSVDEWRRVGRITDRAKATGPADDFSAEIRRGMA
- a CDS encoding DUF2188 domain-containing protein encodes the protein MAMVIYDISFHPDVAGLWHVQVNGVPTENFETRIAAIAYAVQQSKLLGTQPGVQVLVSVEGADGIWREFESNAKRPVSGLL
- a CDS encoding response regulator, which encodes MFEDHSGLASALADLLVERLGYRVTACVDSVEDAIRAAHAEPCDVAVVDLELQGVMAYPALDELKRRGIPYVLATGSMLVDIPPHYRAPLVLKPYSATQLETAIREARQSTHSA